The following nucleotide sequence is from Zetaproteobacteria bacterium.
GGCCTGCTGCCCGCGGCGGGGCAGGAAAGCGCTGGGGAGCGCAGCTCCGCGGCCCCCGACCCTGTCCGCGGATAGGTCACCCCCCGTGTCCGAAGGGGCGATGCGCATCCTCGGGATCGACCCCGGATCGCGCAGCACGGGGGTGGGTATCATCGATGCCGTCGGCGGCCGGCTGCGCCGGGTCCACCATCAGACCATCCGCTGCGCCGACCGACCCTTCCCACACCGGCTGGCAATGCTCTTCCTCGAGTTGAAGGAGCTCATCGCCCGCTTCCGGCCCGACGTCGCCGCGGTGGAGGATCTCTTCATGGCAAAGAACGCCTCGGCGGCGCTCAAGCTCGGCCAGGCACGCGGCGCGCTGATCGCCGCCTGCGCCGACGCCGGGATCGAGGTCTTCGCCTACCCTCCCGCCACCGTCAAGCAGGCGCTGGCCGGCTTCGGTCGCGCCGACAAGGGGCAGATCCAGTACATGGTCGGGATGCTGCTCGCCACCCGGGAGCCGGTGCAGGAGGATGCCGCCGACGCGCTTGCCGTGGCCATCTGCCATGCGCATCATTGCCCGATGCGGCGCCCTCAGACGGGGAAGGGATCATGATCGGCTGGCTTCGCGGCCGCATCCGCGAGCTCGATGCGGACGGTTGCCTGCTGATCGAGACCGATGCGGGCATAGGCTACGAGGTGACGGTCCCCACCCGCACCCTCGCCGCGCTCCGACCGGGTGCGGAATGCGCCCTCTTCGTCCACACCCATGTACGCGAGGATCAACTGCTACTCTTCGGTTTCGCCACGATCAGCGAGCGGACGCTCTTCCGCCGGCTCACCGCCCTCTCCGGCGTCGGTGCCCGAACGGCGATCAACATGCTCTCGGCGATGACCCCGACCCAACTGCTCGACGCGGTCGAGACAGGGGATGCCGCAGCGCTCGCCCGCACCCCGGGGGTGGGGAAGAAGACCGCCCAGCGCATCATCCTCGAACTGCGCGGCAAGCTCACCGACACCACCGTCCCCGCCGGCCAACAGGGGAGAGACCACGCCGATCTGCGCTCGGCACTGACCAATCTGGGCTACAAGCCGGCGGCGATCCAGCAGGCGATGCGCACCGTCGAGCTCTGCGGCGAGTTCGAGGAGGATTTCAAGCGGGTGCTGCGGGTGTTGTCGTGACCGGCACGGAGGGGAAGGCATGAACCGGTCGGAACAGCGGCTGATCGATCCCGACCTCCAACCGGCCGAGGCGCAGGAGGCCGCCCTCCGCCCCAGACTGCTGGAGGAGTATATCGGCCAGGAGAAGGTGCGCGAGAACCTCTCCGTCTTTCTCCACGCCGCGCGCAGACGGCGGGATGCGCTCGACCACACCCTCATCTTCGGCCCGCCGGGGCTGGGCAAGACCACGCTGGCCAACATCATCGCCAACGAGATGGGGGGCAACATCCGCATCACCTCCGGCCCGGTGATCGAACGGGCCGGCGACCTGGCCGCCATGCTGACCAACCTGGAGCCGGGCGACATCCTCTTCGTCGACGAGATCCATCGGCTCGCCCCGCAGGTGGAGGAGATCCTCTACCCGGCGATGGAGGACTTCCAGCTCGACATCCTGGTCGGCCAGGGGCCGGCGGCGCGCTCGATCAAGATGGAGCTGCCCCGCTTCACCCTGGTCGGGGCCACCACCCGCGCCGGCATGCTGACCAACCCGCTGCGCGACCGCTTCGGCGTCGTACTCCGGCTCGAGTTCTACAGCCCGGAGGAGCTCTGCCGGATCATCACCCGTTCGGCCGCGCTGATCGGCATCGCGATCGAACCCGGGGGCGCGATGGAGATCGCCCGCCGCGCCCGGGGGACGCCGCGCATCGCCAATCGGCTGCTCCGGCGGGTGCGCGACTTCGCCGAGGTGGAGCACGACGGCACCATCACCCGGGCGGTGGCCGACGCCGCCCTCACCCGCCTGGAGGTCGACACCGCAGGGCTCGACGCCCTCGACCGCCGGCTGCTGACCACCATCGTCGAGAAGTTCGACGGCGGCCCGGTGGGGCTGGACACCCTCGCCGCCGCCCTCGCCGAGGACCGGGAGACGATCGAGGATGTGGTGGAGCCCTACCTCATGCAGGAGGGGATGCTGGCCCGCACCCCGCGCGGCCGGGTGGTCACGCCGCGCGCCTGCGCCCACCTGCGGCAGACAGCGGCGGCCCGGGCGACGGGGGAGCGCTGATCGCATGGAACCGGTGGAGCGGCGCGCCCCGGCCGGAGAGGGCGGCGCAGGCGATGGCCGCCCGGTGCACCGATGGCCGGTGCGCATCTACTACGAGGACACCGACCACGGCGGTGTGGTCTACCATGCCAACTACCTGCGCTACATGGAGCGGGCGCGAACCGAGCTGCTGCGCGCGGCCGGGGTGGAGCTCGACGAGGTGGAGCGCCGCTGGGGGGTGCTCTTCGCGGTGACCAGAATCGCCATCGACTACCGGGCGCCGGCCCGCTTCAACGACCTGCTCACCGTCTGCAGCCGGCTGGCGCGGCCGACCGGGGTGCGCATCCGCTACCACCAGCGGATCGAACGCGCCGACGACGGGCTCTGCCTGAGCGAGGCGCAGGTCGATCTCGCCTGCATCGCCCGCTCCGGGCGGCCGCGCCGCATCCCGCCGGCGCTGCTGCAGCGGCTGTGCGCCGTCGCCGACCTCCGGGGAGGCGGGCGCTGACATGCCGCCCTCCCGGGAGCGCGG
It contains:
- the ruvC gene encoding crossover junction endodeoxyribonuclease RuvC; the encoded protein is MRILGIDPGSRSTGVGIIDAVGGRLRRVHHQTIRCADRPFPHRLAMLFLELKELIARFRPDVAAVEDLFMAKNASAALKLGQARGALIAACADAGIEVFAYPPATVKQALAGFGRADKGQIQYMVGMLLATREPVQEDAADALAVAICHAHHCPMRRPQTGKGS
- the ruvA gene encoding Holliday junction branch migration protein RuvA yields the protein MIGWLRGRIRELDADGCLLIETDAGIGYEVTVPTRTLAALRPGAECALFVHTHVREDQLLLFGFATISERTLFRRLTALSGVGARTAINMLSAMTPTQLLDAVETGDAAALARTPGVGKKTAQRIILELRGKLTDTTVPAGQQGRDHADLRSALTNLGYKPAAIQQAMRTVELCGEFEEDFKRVLRVLS
- the ruvB gene encoding Holliday junction branch migration DNA helicase RuvB — encoded protein: MNRSEQRLIDPDLQPAEAQEAALRPRLLEEYIGQEKVRENLSVFLHAARRRRDALDHTLIFGPPGLGKTTLANIIANEMGGNIRITSGPVIERAGDLAAMLTNLEPGDILFVDEIHRLAPQVEEILYPAMEDFQLDILVGQGPAARSIKMELPRFTLVGATTRAGMLTNPLRDRFGVVLRLEFYSPEELCRIITRSAALIGIAIEPGGAMEIARRARGTPRIANRLLRRVRDFAEVEHDGTITRAVADAALTRLEVDTAGLDALDRRLLTTIVEKFDGGPVGLDTLAAALAEDRETIEDVVEPYLMQEGMLARTPRGRVVTPRACAHLRQTAAARATGER
- the ybgC gene encoding tol-pal system-associated acyl-CoA thioesterase produces the protein MEPVERRAPAGEGGAGDGRPVHRWPVRIYYEDTDHGGVVYHANYLRYMERARTELLRAAGVELDEVERRWGVLFAVTRIAIDYRAPARFNDLLTVCSRLARPTGVRIRYHQRIERADDGLCLSEAQVDLACIARSGRPRRIPPALLQRLCAVADLRGGGR